In one window of Macadamia integrifolia cultivar HAES 741 chromosome 2, SCU_Mint_v3, whole genome shotgun sequence DNA:
- the LOC122093247 gene encoding tetraspanin-2, with protein sequence MAVSNNITAIVNFFALLSSIPIIGAGIWLASKPDNECVHLFRWPVVLLGILMLMVSLAGFVGAYWNRQGLLAFYLFCMAILIALLLILLVFAFVVTKPDGSYSVPGRGYKEYRLYGFSSWLQDHVTNSDNWPKIRTCLSQSNVCSKLSQDYITPDQFFMAHISPLQSGCCKPPTVCGYGYVNPTVWTNAVNPSADPDCYLWSNDQSQLCYSCNACKAGLLGNLRQEWRRANIIFIITVVVLIWVYLIGCSAFKNAQTEDLFRRYKQGWA encoded by the exons ATGGCAGTAAGTAACAACATCACGGCCATCGTGAACTTCTTTGCCCTCCTCAGCTCTATACCCATAATCGGAGCCGGAATTTGGCTAGCATCAAAGCCAGACAACGAGTGTGTCCACCTATTCCGGTGGCCGGTGGTTCTACTGGGTATCTTGATGTTGATGGTTTCACTGGCGGGTTTCGTCGGAGCATACTGGAACAGGCAAGGACTTCTTGCTTTCTACCTATTCTGTATGGCTATCCTCATCGCACttctcctcatcctcctcgtctTCGCCTTCGTCGTCACCAAGCCCGACGGCTCTTACTCCGTCCCTGGCCGTGGATACAAGGAGTATCGACTCTACGGATTCTCTTCCTGGCTTCAAGATCATGTCACCAATTCCGACAATTGGCCCAAGATTAGGACTTGCCTTTCCCAGTCCAACGTCTGCTCCAAGCTCTCCCAGGACTACATCACCCCAGATCAATTCTTCATGGCTCACATCTCCCCTCTCCAG TCAGGATGTTGCAAGCCTCCTACGGTCTGTGGCTATGGTTACGTGAACCCAACGGTGTGGACAAACGCAGTGAACCCAAGTGCGGACCCTGATTGCTACTTGTGGAGCAACGACCAGTCGCAGTTGTGCTACTCTTGTAACGCCTGCAAGGCAGGACTGTTGGGGAACCTGAGGCAGGAATGGAGGAGGGCtaacatcatcttcatcatcaccgTCGTCGTTTTGATTTGGGTCTACCTCATCGGTTGCAGTGCCTTCAAGAATGCCCAGACTGAAGACCTCTTCCGCCGTTACAAACAGGGTTGGGCTTAG